In one Oscillospiraceae bacterium genomic region, the following are encoded:
- a CDS encoding sodium-dependent transporter, with the protein MKERETFASRLGFVLISAGCAIGLGNVWRFPYIVGQYGGAAFVLLYLVFLVIMGLPIMAMEFAVGRASRQSIATSFHTLEPKGSKWHIYSWFGMAGNYMLMMFYTTVAGWMILYFVKMAKGDFVGLDAAGVADVFVDLTSNQPGLMLAFMILVVVLGMAVCGRGLQNGVEKITKVMMICLLAILVVLAVRSVTLPGAAAGLEFYLKPNFHNLMYDNEGAFRLGEAVFAAMGQAFFTLSLGIGAMAIFGSYIGKERRLFGEAVSVGVLDTFVAFVVGLVIFPSAFAFGVTPDSGPSLIFITLPNVFNAMPGGRLWGALFFVFMSFAAMSTVIAVFQNIISFPMDKWGWSHKKSVLVNLVAIFLLSLPCLLGFNLWSGFRPLGGDILDLEDFILSNNLLPLGSLVYLLFCVSRRGWGWHSFLEEANAGKGLAFPKGIRFYMTFILPIIVFFIFVMGYWQKFYPMVAAAMGWQ; encoded by the coding sequence ATGAAAGAGAGAGAGACCTTTGCATCCCGGCTGGGCTTTGTGCTCATCTCGGCGGGGTGCGCCATCGGCCTGGGGAACGTGTGGCGGTTCCCCTATATCGTGGGCCAGTACGGGGGCGCGGCCTTCGTGCTGCTCTACCTGGTGTTCCTGGTGATCATGGGCCTGCCCATCATGGCGATGGAGTTCGCCGTGGGCCGGGCCAGCCGCCAGAGCATCGCCACCAGCTTCCACACCCTGGAGCCCAAGGGGAGCAAGTGGCATATCTACAGCTGGTTCGGCATGGCGGGCAACTACATGCTCATGATGTTCTACACCACCGTGGCCGGCTGGATGATCCTGTACTTTGTAAAAATGGCAAAGGGCGATTTCGTGGGTCTGGACGCCGCGGGCGTGGCGGACGTGTTTGTGGATCTGACCTCCAACCAGCCGGGGCTGATGCTGGCCTTTATGATCCTGGTGGTGGTGCTGGGCATGGCCGTGTGCGGCCGGGGGCTGCAAAACGGCGTGGAGAAGATCACCAAGGTCATGATGATCTGCCTGCTTGCCATCCTGGTGGTGCTGGCGGTGCGCTCGGTCACCCTGCCCGGCGCGGCGGCGGGCCTGGAGTTCTACCTCAAGCCCAATTTCCACAACCTGATGTACGACAACGAGGGCGCCTTCCGCCTGGGCGAGGCGGTTTTCGCCGCCATGGGGCAGGCCTTCTTCACTCTCTCCCTGGGCATCGGGGCCATGGCCATCTTCGGCAGCTATATCGGCAAGGAGCGGCGCCTGTTCGGCGAGGCCGTGAGCGTGGGCGTCCTGGACACCTTCGTGGCCTTCGTGGTGGGGCTGGTCATCTTCCCCTCCGCCTTCGCCTTCGGCGTCACACCCGACTCCGGTCCCTCGCTCATTTTCATCACCCTGCCCAACGTCTTCAACGCCATGCCCGGCGGGCGGCTGTGGGGCGCGCTCTTCTTCGTGTTCATGTCCTTCGCGGCCATGTCCACCGTCATCGCCGTGTTCCAGAACATCATCTCCTTCCCCATGGACAAGTGGGGCTGGAGCCACAAAAAGTCGGTGCTGGTGAACCTGGTGGCCATCTTCCTGCTCTCCCTGCCCTGCCTGCTGGGCTTCAACCTGTGGTCCGGCTTCCGGCCCCTGGGTGGAGATATTCTGGATCTGGAGGACTTCATCCTCTCCAACAACCTGCTCCCCCTGGGCTCCCTGGTCTACCTGCTCTTCTGCGTGTCCCGGCGGGGCTGGGGCTGGCACAGCTTCCTGGAGGAGGCCAACGCGGGCAAGGGCCTGGCCTTCCCCAAGGGCATCCGCTTCTACATGACCTTTATCCTGCCCATCATCGTGTTCTTCATCTTCGTCATGGGCTACTGGCAGAAATTTTACCCGATGGTTGCCGCCGCCATGGGCTGGCAGTAA
- a CDS encoding L-beta-lysine 5,6-aminomutase beta subunit translates to MSSGLYQIRDKDLDTTLDLSRLKPYGDTMNDGKVQMSFTLPVKDDDKGAAAAVLLAQKMGLADPNVALRQKLDEAFTFYVVYGSVTHSVNYNEIVVQTVTDETMSMGETDEFLKERLGRKMVVVGASTGTDAHTVGIDAIMNRKGFAGHYGLERYEMVEAYNLGSQVPNEEFLRKAEELHADVLLVSQTVTQKDVHIQNLTELIELAEAEGVREKYIFCCGGARVTHALAKELGYDAGFGAGTYADDVATFTSKELVRRMGK, encoded by the coding sequence ATGAGCTCCGGACTGTATCAAATCCGCGATAAGGACCTGGACACCACCCTGGACCTGTCCCGTCTGAAGCCCTACGGCGACACCATGAACGACGGCAAGGTGCAGATGTCCTTCACCCTGCCCGTCAAGGACGACGACAAGGGCGCGGCCGCGGCCGTGCTGCTGGCCCAGAAGATGGGCCTGGCCGACCCCAACGTGGCCCTGCGCCAGAAGCTGGACGAGGCCTTCACCTTCTACGTGGTCTACGGCTCCGTGACCCACAGCGTGAACTACAACGAGATCGTGGTGCAGACCGTCACCGACGAGACCATGAGCATGGGCGAGACCGACGAGTTCCTCAAGGAGCGCCTGGGCCGCAAGATGGTGGTGGTGGGCGCCTCCACCGGCACCGACGCCCACACCGTGGGCATCGACGCCATCATGAACCGCAAGGGCTTCGCCGGGCACTACGGCCTGGAGCGCTACGAGATGGTGGAGGCCTACAACCTGGGCAGCCAGGTCCCCAACGAGGAGTTTTTGCGTAAGGCCGAGGAGCTGCACGCCGACGTGCTGCTGGTCTCCCAGACCGTCACCCAGAAGGACGTGCACATCCAGAACCTGACCGAGCTCATCGAGCTGGCCGAGGCCGAGGGCGTGCGCGAGAAGTACATCTTCTGCTGCGGCGGCGCCCGCGTGACCCACGCCCTGGCCAAGGAGCTGGGCTACGACGCGGGCTTCGGCGCCGGCACCTATGCCGACGACGTGGCCACCTTCACCTCCAAGGAGCTCGTCCGCCGGATGGGCAAGTAA
- a CDS encoding L-beta-lysine 5,6-aminomutase alpha subunit, translating into MPSKLNLDFKLVEEARAHAARVADDTQRFIDGCTTVAVERTICRLLGIDGVSGDSALDITGENNLGVPLPNAVVEHLVEKNGLAQGAAFWIGNAIAETGKTAQAIAEDVGAGRLDLTALPIHPDAEIHAAIDPIVADSMDRIAKRRKRREDFIAAHGGEKNGPWIYLIVATGNIYEDITQATAAARQGADVIAVIRTTGQSLLDYVPYGPTTEGFGGTYATQANFKLMREAMDKVGEELGRYIRVCNYCSGLCMPEIAAMGAFEGLDVMLNDALYGILFRDINMQRTLVDQNFSRAINAYAGVVINTGEDNYLTTADAVEEAHTVLASQFLNEAFALKAGLPEEQMGLGHAFEIAPDVENGFLYELAQAEMAREIFPNAPLKYMPPTKFMTGNVFRGHVQDALFNMVTILTGQKIHLLGMMTEAIHTPFLSDRFLAIQNAQYIFSTMKDLGSEIVYKDGGIMQSRAGEVLHKATDLLGEIERLGIFETLEKGIFADIKRPRDGGKGLDGVVNKAPGYFNPFLEPMMKGGAGK; encoded by the coding sequence GTGCCCTCTAAGCTGAACCTTGACTTTAAGCTGGTGGAAGAGGCCCGGGCCCACGCCGCCCGCGTGGCCGACGACACCCAGCGCTTTATCGACGGCTGCACCACGGTGGCCGTGGAGCGCACCATCTGCCGCCTGCTGGGCATCGACGGCGTCAGCGGCGACTCCGCCCTGGACATCACGGGCGAAAACAACCTGGGCGTGCCCCTGCCCAACGCGGTGGTGGAGCACCTGGTGGAGAAGAACGGCCTGGCCCAGGGCGCGGCCTTCTGGATCGGCAACGCCATCGCCGAGACCGGCAAGACCGCCCAGGCCATCGCCGAGGACGTGGGCGCGGGCAGGCTGGACCTGACCGCCCTGCCCATCCACCCCGACGCGGAGATCCACGCCGCCATCGACCCCATCGTGGCCGACTCCATGGATAGGATCGCCAAGCGCCGCAAGCGCCGCGAGGACTTCATCGCCGCCCACGGCGGCGAGAAGAACGGCCCCTGGATTTACCTCATCGTCGCCACCGGCAACATCTACGAGGACATCACCCAGGCCACCGCCGCCGCCCGCCAGGGCGCCGACGTCATCGCCGTCATCCGCACCACCGGCCAGTCCCTGCTGGACTACGTGCCCTACGGCCCCACCACCGAGGGCTTCGGCGGCACCTACGCCACCCAGGCCAACTTCAAGCTCATGCGCGAGGCCATGGACAAGGTGGGCGAGGAGCTGGGCCGCTACATCCGGGTGTGCAACTACTGCTCCGGCCTGTGTATGCCCGAGATCGCCGCCATGGGCGCCTTCGAGGGCCTGGACGTGATGCTCAACGACGCGCTCTACGGCATCCTCTTCCGGGACATCAACATGCAGCGCACCCTGGTGGACCAGAACTTCTCCCGCGCCATCAACGCCTACGCGGGCGTGGTGATCAACACCGGCGAGGACAACTATCTCACCACCGCCGACGCGGTGGAGGAGGCCCACACCGTGCTGGCCTCCCAGTTCCTCAACGAGGCCTTCGCCCTCAAGGCCGGCCTGCCCGAGGAGCAGATGGGCCTGGGCCACGCCTTCGAGATCGCCCCCGACGTGGAGAACGGCTTCCTCTACGAGCTGGCGCAGGCCGAGATGGCCCGCGAGATCTTCCCCAACGCCCCCCTGAAGTACATGCCCCCCACCAAGTTCATGACGGGCAACGTCTTCCGCGGCCACGTGCAGGACGCCCTGTTCAACATGGTCACCATTCTCACCGGGCAGAAGATCCACCTGCTGGGCATGATGACCGAGGCCATCCACACCCCCTTCCTGTCCGACCGCTTCCTGGCCATCCAGAACGCCCAGTACATCTTCAGCACCATGAAGGACCTGGGCAGCGAGATCGTGTACAAGGACGGCGGCATCATGCAGTCCCGCGCCGGGGAGGTGCTCCACAAGGCCACCGACCTGCTGGGCGAGATCGAGCGCCTGGGTATCTTCGAGACCCTGGAGAAGGGCATCTTCGCCGACATCAAGCGCCCCCGCGACGGCGGCAAGGGCCTGGACGGCGTGGTCAACAAGGCCCCGGGGTACTTCAACCCCTTCCTTGAGCCCATGATGAAAGGGGGTGCCGGCAAATGA
- the kamA gene encoding L-lysine 2,3-aminomutase: MKYTNESRRAQLFPGVSDADWNDWHWQVKNRVETLEDLKKYVSLTPEEEEGVKACLGTLRMAITPYYLSLINPDDPHDPVRKQAVPTGAELYQAPSDLLDPLHEDEDSPAPGLTHRYPDRCLLLITDQCSMYCRHCTRRRFAGQNDAGLPVDQVDKAIEYIRNTPQIRDVLLSGGDALLCSDERLEYIISELRAIDHVEIVRIGSRTPVVLPQRITPELCSMLKKYHPVWLNTHFNHPNEITPESAKACAMLADAGVPLGNQSVLLAGINDCVHVMKKLVNELVQIRVRPYYIYQCDLSMGLEHFRTPVSKGIEIIEALRGHTSGFCVPTFVVDAPGGGGKTPVMPQYVISQTPHKVVLRNYEGVITTYTEPDHYEETCQCEFCKAEREGKRKVELMGVAGLERGQALSMEPAGLERHKRSHHE, translated from the coding sequence ATGAAATATACCAACGAGTCCCGCCGTGCCCAGCTCTTCCCCGGCGTGTCCGACGCCGACTGGAACGATTGGCACTGGCAGGTTAAAAACCGCGTGGAGACCCTGGAGGATCTGAAGAAGTACGTCTCCCTCACCCCCGAGGAGGAGGAGGGCGTCAAGGCCTGCCTGGGCACCCTGCGCATGGCCATCACCCCGTACTACCTCTCCCTCATCAACCCCGACGACCCCCACGACCCCGTGCGCAAGCAGGCCGTGCCCACCGGCGCGGAGCTCTACCAGGCCCCCTCCGATCTGCTGGACCCCCTGCACGAGGACGAGGACTCCCCCGCCCCCGGCCTGACCCACCGCTATCCCGACCGCTGCCTGCTGCTGATCACCGACCAGTGCTCCATGTACTGCCGGCACTGCACCCGCCGCCGCTTCGCCGGCCAGAACGACGCCGGCCTGCCCGTGGATCAGGTGGATAAGGCCATCGAGTACATCCGCAACACCCCCCAGATCCGCGACGTGCTGCTCTCCGGCGGCGACGCGCTGCTGTGCAGCGACGAGCGGCTGGAGTACATCATCAGCGAGCTGCGCGCCATCGACCACGTGGAGATCGTGCGCATCGGCTCCCGCACCCCGGTGGTGCTGCCCCAGCGCATCACCCCCGAGCTGTGCAGCATGCTCAAGAAGTACCATCCCGTGTGGCTGAACACCCACTTCAACCACCCCAACGAGATCACCCCCGAGTCCGCCAAGGCCTGCGCCATGCTGGCCGACGCCGGCGTGCCCCTGGGCAACCAGAGCGTGCTGCTGGCCGGGATCAACGACTGCGTGCACGTGATGAAGAAGCTGGTCAATGAGCTGGTTCAGATCCGCGTGCGCCCCTACTACATCTACCAGTGCGACCTGAGCATGGGCCTGGAGCACTTCCGCACCCCCGTCAGCAAGGGCATCGAGATCATCGAGGCGCTGCGCGGCCACACCTCCGGCTTCTGCGTGCCCACCTTCGTGGTGGACGCCCCCGGCGGCGGCGGCAAGACCCCCGTCATGCCCCAGTACGTCATCTCCCAGACCCCCCACAAGGTTGTCCTGCGCAACTACGAGGGCGTCATCACCACCTACACCGAGCCCGACCACTACGAGGAGACCTGCCAGTGCGAGTTCTGCAAGGCAGAGCGCGAGGGCAAGCGCAAGGTGGAGCTCATGGGCGTGGCCGGCCTGGAGCGCGGCCAGGCGCTGTCCATGGAGCCCGCCGGGCTGGAGCGCCATAAGCGTTCTCACCACGAGTAA
- the kdd_1 gene encoding L-erythro-3,5-diaminohexanoate dehydrogenase: MQKKGNKYGTHRVIEPKGVLTQAARKIDNNMDEIYSNEILCNVTALNIDSASFTQISDACGGDEQKIGEMIMGIVAERGKQQNPVTGSGGMFMGNVAKIGDDLKGKIDLKEGDKIVSLVSLSLTPLKINKIKAIHKDIDRVDVDAQAILFESGIYAKMPDDMPEPLALAALDVAGAPAQARKLPKEGDSVLILGANGKSGVLCGYEAMKKVGPNGKVVGVVRNPKQVPDLIELGVYTDVIVADCTAPVDVMEAALAANNGKEYDISICCVNIESCEMSAILPVRDDGLVYFFSMATSFTKAALGAEGIGKDVTMIVGNGYTKDHAEITLNVVRENAKLRKLFEEKYV; encoded by the coding sequence ATGCAGAAGAAAGGCAACAAGTACGGCACCCACCGTGTCATCGAGCCCAAGGGAGTTCTGACCCAGGCTGCCCGTAAGATCGACAATAACATGGACGAGATCTACTCCAACGAGATCCTGTGCAACGTCACCGCGCTGAACATCGACTCCGCCTCCTTCACCCAGATCTCCGACGCCTGCGGCGGCGACGAGCAGAAGATCGGCGAGATGATCATGGGCATCGTGGCCGAGCGCGGCAAGCAGCAGAACCCCGTCACCGGCTCCGGCGGCATGTTCATGGGCAACGTGGCCAAAATCGGCGACGACCTGAAGGGCAAGATCGACCTGAAGGAGGGCGACAAGATCGTCTCCCTGGTCTCCCTGTCCCTGACTCCCCTGAAGATCAACAAGATCAAGGCCATCCACAAGGACATCGACCGCGTGGACGTGGACGCCCAGGCCATCCTGTTCGAGAGCGGCATCTACGCCAAGATGCCCGACGACATGCCCGAGCCTCTGGCCCTGGCCGCCCTGGACGTGGCCGGCGCCCCCGCCCAGGCCCGCAAGCTGCCCAAGGAGGGCGACAGCGTCCTGATCCTGGGCGCCAACGGCAAGTCCGGCGTGCTGTGCGGCTACGAGGCCATGAAGAAGGTCGGCCCCAACGGCAAGGTCGTGGGCGTCGTGCGCAACCCCAAGCAGGTGCCCGACCTCATCGAGCTGGGCGTCTACACCGACGTCATCGTGGCCGACTGCACCGCCCCCGTGGACGTGATGGAGGCCGCCCTGGCCGCCAACAACGGCAAGGAGTACGACATCTCCATCTGCTGCGTGAACATTGAGAGCTGCGAGATGTCCGCCATCCTGCCCGTGCGGGACGACGGCCTGGTCTACTTCTTCTCCATGGCCACCAGCTTCACCAAGGCCGCCCTGGGCGCCGAGGGCATCGGCAAGGACGTGACCATGATCGTGGGCAACGGCTACACCAAGGACCACGCCGAGATCACCCTGAACGTGGTGCGCGAGAACGCCAAGCTGCGCAAGCTCTTCGAGGAGAAGTACGTGTAA
- the kce_3 gene encoding 3-keto-5-aminohexanoate cleavage enzyme, translating into MEKLIITAAICGAEVTKEHNSAVPYTVEEMVREAKAAHEAGAAVIHVHVRWDDGTPTQDRERFREVMDAIRKECPDVIMIPSTGGATGMTPEERLQPTELMPEMATLDCGTCNFGDDIFVNDMPTMRAFGKRMIENNIKPEYECFEIGHLDTVLTMAKKGEVPGAPMQFNFVLGVAGCTPATVGHLDYLVKQIPAGSTWTATGVGRGAFPLAAAAIVMGGNVRVGFEDNIYLGKGQKAKSNAELVEKVVRLAKELGREVATSDEAREILGLPPRK; encoded by the coding sequence ATGGAAAAGCTCATCATCACCGCCGCCATCTGCGGAGCAGAGGTCACCAAGGAGCACAACAGCGCCGTCCCCTACACCGTGGAGGAGATGGTCCGCGAGGCCAAGGCCGCCCACGAGGCGGGCGCGGCGGTCATCCACGTCCACGTCCGCTGGGACGACGGCACCCCCACCCAGGACCGCGAGCGGTTCCGCGAGGTGATGGACGCCATCCGCAAGGAGTGCCCGGACGTCATCATGATCCCCTCCACCGGCGGGGCCACCGGCATGACCCCCGAGGAGCGCCTCCAGCCCACCGAGCTCATGCCCGAGATGGCCACCCTGGACTGCGGCACCTGCAACTTCGGCGACGACATCTTCGTCAACGACATGCCCACCATGCGGGCCTTCGGCAAGCGCATGATCGAAAACAACATTAAGCCCGAGTACGAGTGCTTTGAGATCGGCCACCTGGACACCGTGCTCACCATGGCCAAGAAGGGCGAGGTCCCCGGCGCCCCCATGCAGTTCAACTTCGTGCTGGGCGTGGCCGGCTGCACCCCCGCCACCGTGGGCCACCTGGACTACCTGGTCAAGCAGATCCCCGCCGGCTCCACCTGGACCGCCACCGGCGTGGGCCGCGGCGCCTTCCCCCTGGCCGCCGCCGCCATCGTCATGGGCGGCAACGTCCGCGTGGGCTTTGAGGACAACATCTACCTGGGCAAGGGCCAGAAGGCCAAGAGCAACGCCGAGTTGGTGGAGAAGGTCGTGCGCCTGGCCAAGGAGCTGGGCCGCGAGGTCGCCACCTCCGACGAGGCCCGCGAGATCCTGGGCCTGCCCCCCCGCAAGTAA
- a CDS encoding endonuclease MutS2, with the protein MVLTHELRENSGLRWVLEKLAPLSPFGKLAARSPRWYGPGEEAALEDELTRVERGRALLEENGDALRGVTRCLPLYHDIHGSLDRDPGAPFDLVELFEVQHFLLTLEQMAAAYQALPLRFDGVEFPSMKQALDLLDPDGRRLPSFAVHDSMHPDLAPLRAEKRAMEREIRAQGERIKPALMEARRALAVREDQLELEVRGRLTRELLAWKDLFLSNMDAIGHLDLILAKARLARRHRCVHPTLSPGRTLAVRGLRHPQVAEELEARGEEFTALDLDLGPGCTVVTGANMGGKTVSLRSVVLSLLLCQCGFFVFAQSAELPLFHRVELILADSGPGAGGLSSFGKEVHLLDAFLRESKGSFFFLALDEFARGTNPQEGAALARALVCHLGELPCMALMTTHYDGVSDAAGAHYQVAGLVREIEGDEGDDPRRRIARRMDYRLCPAPPGAPCPRDALRVCRLLQLDPELMDLFSENIR; encoded by the coding sequence ATGGTACTGACCCACGAACTGCGTGAAAACTCCGGCCTGCGCTGGGTGCTGGAGAAGCTGGCCCCCCTCTCCCCCTTCGGCAAGCTGGCCGCGCGCAGCCCCCGCTGGTACGGCCCCGGCGAGGAGGCCGCGCTGGAGGATGAGCTCACCCGGGTGGAGCGGGGCCGCGCCCTGCTGGAGGAGAATGGGGACGCCTTGCGGGGCGTGACCCGCTGCCTGCCCCTGTACCACGACATCCACGGCTCCCTGGACCGGGACCCCGGCGCCCCCTTCGACCTGGTGGAGCTCTTCGAGGTGCAGCACTTCCTGCTCACCCTGGAGCAGATGGCCGCGGCCTACCAGGCCCTGCCCCTGCGCTTCGACGGGGTGGAGTTCCCCTCCATGAAGCAGGCCCTGGACCTGCTGGACCCGGACGGGCGGCGGCTGCCCTCCTTCGCGGTGCACGACTCCATGCACCCGGATCTGGCCCCCCTGCGGGCGGAGAAGCGGGCCATGGAGCGGGAGATCCGCGCCCAGGGGGAGCGGATCAAGCCCGCCCTGATGGAGGCCCGCCGCGCACTGGCCGTGCGGGAGGACCAGCTGGAGCTGGAGGTGCGGGGACGGCTGACCCGGGAGCTGCTGGCCTGGAAGGACCTGTTCTTGTCCAACATGGACGCCATCGGGCACCTGGACCTCATCCTGGCCAAGGCCCGGCTGGCCCGCCGCCACCGCTGCGTGCACCCCACGCTCTCCCCGGGGCGCACCCTGGCCGTGCGCGGCCTGCGCCACCCCCAGGTGGCCGAGGAGCTGGAGGCCCGGGGGGAGGAATTCACCGCCCTGGACCTGGACCTGGGGCCGGGCTGCACCGTGGTCACCGGGGCCAACATGGGGGGCAAGACGGTCTCCCTGCGCTCGGTGGTCCTGTCCCTGCTGCTGTGCCAGTGCGGGTTCTTCGTCTTCGCCCAGTCCGCCGAGCTGCCCCTCTTCCACCGGGTGGAGCTGATTCTGGCCGACAGCGGGCCGGGGGCCGGGGGCCTGTCCTCCTTCGGCAAGGAGGTCCACCTGCTGGACGCCTTTCTGCGGGAGAGTAAGGGCAGCTTCTTCTTCCTGGCCCTGGACGAGTTCGCCCGGGGCACCAACCCCCAGGAGGGGGCCGCCCTGGCCCGGGCCCTGGTGTGCCACCTGGGGGAGCTGCCCTGCATGGCCCTGATGACCACCCACTACGACGGCGTGTCCGACGCGGCGGGGGCCCACTACCAGGTGGCCGGGCTGGTGCGGGAGATTGAGGGCGACGAGGGGGACGACCCCCGCCGCCGCATCGCCCGGCGCATGGACTACCGCCTTTGCCCCGCGCCCCCCGGCGCCCCCTGCCCCAGGGACGCGCTGCGGGTGTGCCGCCTGCTCCAGCTCGACCCGGAGCTCATGGACCTCTTCTCCGAAAACATCCGCTGA
- a CDS encoding DNA-binding response regulator produces the protein MRILMIEDDVDLCAAVDIHLKREGYTADFAHTGADGLHFALQNAYDVILLDRMLPELDGVGVLTALRGAGLHTPVLMVTALDGVSDRVDGLDAGADDYLAKPFAAEELLARVRALTRRPRQWESTRRLGAGDLELDTELCTLQGPAGGISLSKREAELLSLFLRNRGQTMTRELLLARIWGPDAPVEEGNLDNYVHFLRRRLRAAGSSVGIITVRGVGYRLEAGPC, from the coding sequence ATGCGTATATTGATGATAGAGGACGACGTGGATCTCTGCGCCGCCGTGGACATCCATTTAAAGAGGGAGGGCTATACCGCCGACTTCGCCCACACCGGCGCGGACGGCCTCCACTTCGCGCTGCAAAACGCCTACGATGTGATTTTGCTGGACCGGATGCTGCCCGAGCTGGACGGCGTGGGGGTGCTCACCGCCCTGCGCGGGGCGGGGCTGCACACCCCGGTGCTGATGGTCACCGCCCTGGACGGGGTGTCCGACCGGGTGGACGGGCTGGACGCGGGGGCGGACGACTACCTGGCCAAGCCCTTCGCCGCCGAGGAGCTGCTGGCCCGCGTCCGGGCCCTGACCCGCCGCCCCCGCCAGTGGGAGAGCACCCGCCGCCTTGGGGCGGGGGATCTGGAGCTGGACACCGAGCTGTGCACCCTCCAGGGCCCCGCCGGGGGGATCTCCCTGTCCAAGCGGGAGGCCGAGCTGCTCTCCCTCTTCCTGCGCAACCGGGGGCAGACCATGACCCGGGAGCTGCTGCTGGCCCGGATCTGGGGCCCCGACGCGCCGGTGGAGGAGGGCAACCTGGACAACTACGTCCACTTCCTGCGCCGCCGCCTGCGCGCGGCGGGCAGCAGCGTGGGCATTATTACCGTGCGGGGCGTGGGCTACCGGCTGGAGGCCGGGCCGTGCTGA